A portion of the Homalodisca vitripennis isolate AUS2020 chromosome 2, UT_GWSS_2.1, whole genome shotgun sequence genome contains these proteins:
- the LOC124353451 gene encoding piggyBac transposable element-derived protein 4-like: MADLRDLPFTGQPGLLVPIPGDNKPIDWFNLLLDTVFLENIIRQTNLYALELFCGPTTTPASRITKWKDLVVAELRTFLGLLLLTGNVKLNRLTDYWKTHRLLSFPMFKEYMSRDRFLGIFRCLHYSRVDTPDHPEPANDQSFKIQNIVDYFNNKMQQIYYPDRELTIDEEMVLWHGRLVFRQYVKGKRHKYGIKIYSLNEPEGLMLRFHVYTGSHDSCSGKSHTVKVVMKLMSDFLGKGHSLFMDKFYNSFVLSSKLLRHSTYTTGTLRIDRLHTPPAVKAKALGKGETIANYAQSVMIGKWRDKQTVTYISTQYDNEMVQTTNRRNQKRTLPKPIMYYNSHMKGTDRLDQMVSYYPCEHKTLRWHKKVFVHFLQVVVVNSFYLYNMYNSDILSLYDFRVRVLEDLLPQKEAPLLITPTRNSMHRLSKLTKRKGNGKSVTRRCRVCYQEGKRKETVYYCAVCPDEPGLCELGCFDKYHEDK; encoded by the coding sequence ATGGCTGATTTACGTGACCTGCCGTTCACTGGTCAACCTGGCTTGCTCGTTCCCATTCCAGgtgacaataaaccaattgactgGTTCAATCTCCTTCTTGACACCGTGTTTTTAGAGAATATCATTAGACAAACCAACCTGTATGCCCTGGAACTATTTTGTGGCCCCACCACTACTCCAGCATCTCGCATAACCAAATGGAAGGACTTAGTAGTGGCCGAACTAAGAACATTCTTAGGCCTTCTACTGTTGACTGGCAACGTCAAACTGAATCGATTGACCGACTATTGGAAAACTCATCGGTTGTTGAGCTTTCCTATGTTCAAGGAGTACATGTCTCGAGATCGATTTCTTGGTATTTTTAGATGTCTGCATTATTCAAGAGTTGATACCCCTGATCACCCCGAACCTGCTAATGACCagtcttttaaaattcaaaatattgttgattaCTTCAACAATAAGATGCAACAGATCTATTATCCCGACCGTGAACTGACAATCGACGAAGAGATGGTACTGTGGCATGGCAGACTGGTCTTCCGCCAGTACGTAAAGGGCAAGCGCCACAAATATGGAATCAAAATTTATTCCCTGAATGAACCCGAGGGACTCATGCTGCGCTTCCATGTTTACACAGGGAGCCATGACTCTTGTAGTGGCAAAAGTCATACCGTCAAAGTCGTCATGAAGCTGATGAGTGACTTCCTGGGGAAAGGCCATTCCCTGTTCATGGataagttttataatagttttgtcttATCATCCAAACTTCTACGTCACTCAACCTACACTACCGGCACCCTACGCATCGACAGACTCCATACACCTCCAGCAGTGAAGGCAAAGGCATTGGGCAAAGGTGAAACGATAGCGAACTATGCCCAAAGTGTCATGATTGGAAAATGGAGGGATAAGCAGACGGTGACGTACATCTCCACACAATATGACAACGAGATGGTCCAAACCACCAACAGGAGAAACCAAAAACGAACGCTGCCAAAACCAATCATGTACTACAACTCTCACATGAAGGGGACTGACCGCTTGGACCAAATGGTATCTTATTACCCCTGTGAGCACAAGACCTTGCGATGGCACAAGAAAGTTTTTGTGCACTTTCTCCAGGTTGttgtagtaaattctttttacctGTACAACATGTACAACTCAGATATATTGTCCCTGTATGACTTCCGAGTTCGTGTTCTTGAAGACCTGCTCCCTCAAAAGGAAGCCCCACTGCTCATCACACCGACACGCAACAGCATGCATCGTCTCTCCAAACTAACGAAGCGCAAAGGAAACGGCAAGTCAGTTACCCGGAGGTGCCGTGTTTGCTACCAAGAAGGCAAGCGTAAGGAAACAGTGTATTATTGTGCAGTGTGCCCTGACGAACCAGGTCTGTGTGAACTCGGTTGCTTTGATAAGTATCACGAggacaaataa